In Nitrospirota bacterium, a single window of DNA contains:
- a CDS encoding CZB domain-containing protein — translation MKISASVNVMVVVLILSALMGGFLVRRSVMDLTNDGRIVNFAGKIRGGTQRLIKLELVKNHAESDKLISSTEKIIAGIINGDSSLGIPKVDNELFITGMKKVESEWKKLRQTITESRANPALVDQLVNESEVIFKLADDTTAVAETLSTHHVNQVRDVMVLTLIFNMLVFATVWFLSRRKVLHPIKQLAEQVKNITDKDLRVIIGHKSNDEIGHLADAMNNLIDFFNVIINNTITSINNVVNTMDIVRTKTDKTSEGAKDQLSQTMQIATASTEMSQTITDIATNAAMAAGTSSNSMTIAEKGKDIAFGAINTVSVVHATTSELASLIGTLNSRVNEIGDILGVINDIADQTNLLALNAAIEAARAGEQGRGFAVVADEVRKLAERTKVATTEISSKINAVQSESDRTTKSMENASIEVGKTTALMNQVGDVLNDIVNSTSEVRDQITTIATAIDEQACTTDDVVQNVEKTSNIAQEMERESVEVMKEVNKMIASAEDLRKTTTGFKTRGAELLVLDLAMTDHRLWVNRILFCLKGGEHIDPNTLLDHTMCRLGKWYYSDGKDLCGQMQCFCSMEHPHKKLHALGKEIVTVYNSGNSQKSHEMFVELENLSKAIIASLKETKQNLSGHLVAGGHSMVKAIAN, via the coding sequence GGATTTCTTGTGCGCCGTTCTGTGATGGACTTGACTAATGATGGCAGAATCGTAAATTTTGCCGGTAAAATAAGGGGCGGTACCCAAAGACTCATAAAACTTGAACTTGTAAAAAACCATGCAGAATCAGACAAATTAATCAGCTCGACCGAAAAAATCATAGCAGGTATCATAAACGGAGATTCATCATTAGGGATACCTAAGGTAGATAACGAGTTGTTTATCACAGGGATGAAAAAGGTTGAGTCGGAGTGGAAAAAACTGAGGCAAACCATAACAGAATCAAGAGCCAATCCAGCTCTTGTTGACCAATTAGTCAACGAGAGTGAGGTTATCTTCAAATTAGCTGACGATACCACAGCTGTTGCTGAAACTCTCTCCACTCATCATGTAAATCAGGTTCGTGACGTCATGGTATTAACACTTATCTTCAATATGCTTGTATTTGCCACCGTGTGGTTTCTTTCCAGAAGAAAAGTTCTGCATCCGATTAAACAACTCGCAGAACAGGTCAAAAACATTACCGACAAAGACCTCCGGGTTATAATAGGACATAAGAGCAACGACGAAATAGGACATTTGGCAGATGCTATGAACAATCTGATAGACTTTTTCAATGTGATAATAAATAACACCATAACATCTATAAACAACGTTGTAAACACGATGGATATAGTAAGAACAAAAACCGACAAAACAAGTGAGGGAGCAAAGGATCAACTATCACAAACTATGCAGATAGCAACAGCTTCAACTGAGATGAGTCAAACCATAACGGACATAGCAACGAATGCCGCAATGGCAGCGGGGACATCTTCAAACTCAATGACAATAGCAGAAAAGGGTAAAGACATAGCCTTTGGAGCAATAAACACTGTAAGTGTTGTACATGCTACGACCTCAGAGCTGGCTTCTCTCATAGGCACATTAAACAGCCGCGTAAATGAAATAGGCGACATCCTTGGCGTCATAAACGATATAGCTGATCAGACTAACCTTCTGGCCTTAAACGCAGCCATAGAAGCAGCCAGGGCCGGTGAACAGGGCAGAGGGTTTGCTGTGGTGGCAGATGAGGTAAGAAAACTTGCTGAAAGAACCAAGGTGGCAACAACGGAGATTTCCAGCAAAATAAATGCTGTTCAGTCGGAGTCTGACCGTACAACAAAATCCATGGAAAACGCCTCAATAGAAGTCGGCAAAACAACAGCGCTGATGAATCAGGTAGGGGATGTGTTAAACGACATAGTAAATTCTACCAGCGAGGTGCGTGACCAGATTACCACAATAGCTACCGCAATTGACGAGCAGGCGTGCACAACGGATGATGTTGTTCAAAATGTTGAAAAAACCTCTAATATAGCTCAGGAAATGGAAAGGGAATCAGTAGAGGTCATGAAAGAAGTCAATAAAATGATAGCCTCTGCAGAAGATCTCCGTAAAACTACTACCGGTTTTAAAACCAGAGGAGCTGAGCTCTTAGTGCTTGATTTGGCAATGACTGACCATCGTTTATGGGTAAACCGGATATTGTTTTGTCTAAAGGGAGGGGAACACATAGACCCAAACACACTCTTGGACCATACGATGTGCCGTCTTGGAAAGTGGTACTATTCTGATGGTAAGGATCTCTGCGGCCAGATGCAATGCTTTTGCTCTATGGAGCACCCTCATAAAAAATTACATGCCCTGGGCAAAGAGATAGTGACTGTTTATAACTCCGGAAACTCGCAAAAGTCACATGAAATGTTTGTAGAGCTTGAGAATCTTTCAAAAGCGATTATAGCTTCATTAAAAGAAACAAAACAAAACCTTTCAGGGCATTTAGTTGCT